Sequence from the Borrelia parkeri genome:
TTGCTACGTTAATAGAACCATTTGCTACATCTAAACTTAGTATTATGGATTATTCAAGTAAGTCAGCTATATCTTATATTTATAAGTACAAAGGAGATGGTAAGGGTGATGATTCATTAGATAGCATGTAAGCATCATATATGTTATTGACTTTGGGTACTCGTAATCTTAAAGCACATTTTACTAACATAAGGTTCCTATAACACTTAAGATATTATATAATAATTACATAAGGAGTGTTTTTATGGGACTTGCTCAACCTGTTATTACTCAACAAATGGTTATAGCTGAACTTACTAAAGCTGGTATAAATAGAGATATCGCTATTGATTTATCTTATAGATATTATCGTAATGAACTGACTTACAAGGATATTGAGTATTTAGAGACTACTTTTAACCTTAAACTTGAAAAGGTAGAAGCAACCTTACAAGCTGATATTAGAGACCTTGATAATAAAATTGACAACGTTAGAAATGAGTTAAAATCTGATATTAGAGACTTGGATACCAAAATAGATACAGTCAGAAGTGAATTAAAATCTGACATTAAAGACCTTGATACCAAAATCGATTCTGTTGAGAATAATCTTAACACTAAAATTGATACCAAATTCAATGAACTTGATAACAAGATTGACAATGTTAGAAGTGAACTAAAATCAGACATTAAGGATCTGGATAATAAGATAGACACTGTTGAGAATAATCTTAACACTAAGATTGATAATGTTAAAAGTGAATTAAAATCCGATATTAAAGACTTGGATAATAAATTCGATACTAAATTTAATGAACTTGATAATAAGATTGATGTTAACAAAATGGAGCTTGATAATAAACTTGATAAAGCCACATCAGAATTTAAAAGTACATCAAGACTACATAATTGGATGTTTGGTACACTTATTACCCTTAATATAGGAATATTCTTAGCATTAATGTCATTATTAGTAAAGTAAATTTATTTAATTAGTCCCTTATTTAATTTTTTTACAAAAATTATTTAAATTTTGTTAGAGACAATTAATAGATTAGTTGTTATGTTGTGTTTAATTTCTGAAATGTTAAAGTATCTATGTTCTTTATTTACTGTTTTTATTTTATTCAAAGGTTGTTAACCATCTTACCCCCCTGAGGTAATAAGGAGGCACGTGATAATGAAAAGAATTACTTTTTGTGCGTTATTGATGACTTTATTTTTACTTCTTAGTTGTGGGAGTGGTAGTGCTAAGGTGGAAGATCCTAAAACTATATTCTTAACTTCTATTGCTAATTTAGGTAAGGGTTTCTTAGATGTTTTTACTTCCCTTTCTGATATGGTTTCTGGCGCTTTTGGTATTAAGGCTGACACTAAAAAGGAAGATATTGGAGCTTATTTCACTAAAATTGCAGAGACTATGACATCTGTTAAAAAGAAATTACAAGATGAAGTTGCTAAGAACGGGAATTACTTGAAACTTAAATCAGTCGTTGATACTTTTATCACAGGAACATTAGACAAGATCGCAGAAGGGGCTAAGACCGCTGGAGAGGCTATTGGTTCTGATAATAACCCAATTGCTAATGTTGCTACTGGTGATGCTGCAGGTACTGCTGGTGGGGATGTTGCAAACTTAGTAAAGGGAATTAAAAGTATTGTAGATATAGTACTTCAGGGTAAAGGAAATCCTGAGGCTGGTACTGAAAAAAAGGCAGATGGTCTTACTGTAAGAACAGATAATGGTGATGGTGAAGCAGGTAAATTATTTGCTAATGATAATGCTGGTGCTAATGCAAAGAAGGCCGCAGCTGATGCAGCAAAGGCAGTTGGTGCTGTAACTGGTGCTGACATTTTAAAAGCAATAGTTAAAAATGGTGCTAGTGCAGCTGCTAATGCTGCTAAGGCTAATGCTAAAGATGCTACTATTGCAGGAGCTATTGCGCTACGAGCAATGGCCAAGGATGGTAAATTTGCTGGTAAGTCTGATGCTGAGTATGCTCCTGAAGTTAAAGGAGTAGCAGTAAGTGCTGTT
This genomic interval carries:
- a CDS encoding variable large family protein, giving the protein MKRITFCALLMTLFLLLSCGSGSAKVEDPKTIFLTSIANLGKGFLDVFTSLSDMVSGAFGIKADTKKEDIGAYFTKIAETMTSVKKKLQDEVAKNGNYLKLKSVVDTFITGTLDKIAEGAKTAGEAIGSDNNPIANVATGDAAGTAGGDVANLVKGIKSIVDIVLQGKGNPEAGTEKKADGLTVRTDNGDGEAGKLFANDNAGANAKKAAADAAKAVGAVTGADILKAIVKNGASAAANAAKANAKDATIAGAIALRAMAKDGKFAGKSDAEYAPEVKGVAVSAVTKALNTLTIAIRNTVDSGLKSISEALAAVKKEDKSAEATTPAETTASGQKQ
- the bdr gene encoding Bdr family repetitive protein, with the translated sequence MGLAQPVITQQMVIAELTKAGINRDIAIDLSYRYYRNELTYKDIEYLETTFNLKLEKVEATLQADIRDLDNKIDNVRNELKSDIRDLDTKIDTVRSELKSDIKDLDTKIDSVENNLNTKIDTKFNELDNKIDNVRSELKSDIKDLDNKIDTVENNLNTKIDNVKSELKSDIKDLDNKFDTKFNELDNKIDVNKMELDNKLDKATSEFKSTSRLHNWMFGTLITLNIGIFLALMSLLVK